The following coding sequences are from one Culex quinquefasciatus strain JHB chromosome 1, VPISU_Cqui_1.0_pri_paternal, whole genome shotgun sequence window:
- the LOC6035412 gene encoding saccharopine dehydrogenase-like oxidoreductase: MATELRDLDVIIFGASGFTGKYTIYEGIKLLDGLKWAIAGRNRDKLNKILKEVEAKSGKDLSDTELVIADVKDADSLRKMAARCRIVINCCGPYRFYGEPVVKACIEAGTHHVDVSGEPQYMERMQLEYHEQAKEKGVYVVSACGFDSIPADLGTVFLEQQFDGTVNSVETFLEATPKSPDAATGGAVIHYGTWESAIYGLAHANELRGLRSKLFGSRLPNFQPRLKDRPLLHRTKFADNRWCLPFPGSDRSVVMRSQRHFYDNEKKRPVQMKAYVTFSSLIHVIGVIIVSAIFALMTRYKIGRQLLLKYPGFFSAGFVSHEGPTEASMENTDFAMYLKGVGWTRDEELLEASDQFKAPPKKKLLVKVSGTNPGYGATCVALLLSATTILRQADKMPATGGVYPPGAAYAKTNMVEELCKNGFKFEVLKE; encoded by the exons ATGGCAACCGAGCTGCGCGACCTGGACGTGATCATTTTCGGAGCCAGTGGGTTCACCGGCAAGTACACGATCTACGAAGGCATCAAGCTGCTAGATGGGCTCAAGTGGGCAATTGCCGGTCGCAATCGGGACAAGCTGAACAAGATCCTGAAGGAGGTGGAGGCAAAATCCGGCAAAGATCTGTCCGACACGGAGCTGGTCATCGCGGACGTCAAGGATGCGGACTCGCTGCGCAAGATGGCCGCGCGCTGCCGCATTGTGATCAACTGCTGCGGGCCGTACCGGTTCTACGGTGAACCCGTGGTCAAGGCTTGCATCGAAGCCGGAACGCACCACGTGGACGTTAGCGGTGAGCCGCAGTACATGGAGCGGATGCAGCTGGAGTACCACGAGCAGGCCAAGGAAAagggcgtttacgtcgtttcgGCGTGTGGCTTTGACAGCATTCCGGCGGATTTGGGGACCGTTTTTCTGGAGCAGCAGTTTGACGGAACCGTAAACTCGGTCGAGACATTTTTGGAAGCGACGCCCAAATCCCCGGATGCTGCCACCGGCGGAGCTGTCATCCATTACGGAACGTGGGAATCGGCCATTTACGGATTGGCTCACGCCAATGAATTGCGTGGGCTGAGAAGCAAGCTGTTCGGTTCTCGGTTGCCCAACTTCCAACCACGACTCAAGGATCGTCCGTTGCTGCACCGGACCAAGTTCGCGGACAACCGATGGTGCTTGCCGTTCCCTGGCTCGGATAGATCGGTGGTCATGCGGTCCCAACGTCACTTTTACGACAACGAAAAGAAGCGACCGGTCCAGATGAAGGCGTATGTCACGTTTAG CTCTCTGATCCACGTCATCGGGGTAATTATTGTCAGTGCCATTTTCGCCCTAATGACCCGCTACAAGATCGGCCGGCAACTTCTGCTCAAG TACCCCGGCTTCTTCTCGGCCGGATTCGTGTCGCACGAGGGCCCGACCGAGGCATCGATGGAAAACACCGACTTTGCCATGTACCTGAAGGGCGTCGGCTGGACCCGGGACGAGGAGCTTCTGGAGGCGTCGGACCAGTTCAAGGCCCCGCCCAAGAAGAAGCTGCTCGTCAAGGTGTCCGGCACGAACCCGGGCTACGGGGCGACCTGCGTGGCCCTGCTGCTGTCCGCGACGACCATCCTGCGGCAGGCGGACAAGATGCCGGCGAC GGGTGGCGTTTATCCACCGGGAGCGGCCTACGCCAAGACGAACATGGTCGAGGAGCTGTGCAAGAATGGATTCAAGTTTGAGGTGCTGAAGGAGTGA